In the Candidatus Electrothrix sp. GW3-4 genome, one interval contains:
- a CDS encoding TIGR03013 family XrtA/PEP-CTERM system glycosyltransferase, producing the protein MSGDVLIALGIFLFVHNFLPYPLCTPGGLVLIVATLLMITYMFGQYQATTHLKALYYSVFLILISVSLYLVCSVVRAGEYTSFSFNCLVLFLLMQAWWHYLVHKLYKSVLLKQKIIVLGTGPIAEKVDCLIQADSDHYSLLGFIGTPKDYVTVSKDKIIGEIEDIVKIATARLDKATHKADSIVLALTEKRGNPFMDQLISCKLNGIRIIEYPSFCEMMTGKIPIEDINPSWLVHSNGFLITPLLRSVKRFLDIIAASLLLVIVSPFILPIILVIKCVSPGPSLYMQERVGLHGATFTIYKFRSMNVDAEKDTGPIMNSSIDDDRIFSFGAFMRKTRIDELPQLINVLKGDMSFIGPRPERPSFVRQINEMTRFYNERHAVKPGITGWAQVMFRYGSNIGDSIEKLRYDLYYINNMSLVLDLTIVLETIKVVLFRKGSM; encoded by the coding sequence ATGAGCGGAGATGTCCTTATTGCTCTTGGTATCTTTTTGTTTGTACATAATTTTTTGCCATACCCATTATGTACACCAGGGGGGCTGGTCCTCATTGTAGCTACACTCCTGATGATAACGTATATGTTTGGACAATATCAAGCTACCACCCATCTTAAAGCTCTATACTATTCTGTTTTTCTTATCCTCATATCTGTGTCTTTATACTTGGTCTGTTCCGTAGTTAGAGCTGGAGAATACACTAGCTTTTCTTTTAACTGCCTGGTATTGTTTCTTTTAATGCAAGCCTGGTGGCACTACCTAGTTCATAAGTTGTACAAATCTGTTCTGTTAAAACAGAAAATTATTGTTCTTGGCACCGGCCCCATCGCCGAAAAAGTAGACTGCCTGATACAGGCAGACTCTGATCATTACTCTCTGCTAGGTTTTATAGGCACCCCTAAGGACTACGTCACTGTTTCGAAAGATAAGATTATTGGCGAAATCGAAGATATCGTGAAAATAGCAACAGCAAGGTTGGATAAGGCTACCCATAAGGCTGACTCTATTGTTCTTGCTTTGACCGAAAAAAGAGGGAATCCATTTATGGACCAACTGATTTCCTGCAAGCTTAACGGCATAAGAATTATTGAGTACCCTTCATTCTGCGAGATGATGACGGGGAAAATTCCGATTGAGGATATTAACCCAAGCTGGCTCGTTCACAGTAATGGTTTTCTTATAACTCCTTTGCTTCGAAGTGTTAAGCGGTTTTTGGATATTATTGCAGCCAGTTTATTGCTGGTTATTGTTTCTCCATTTATTCTACCGATTATTCTAGTTATTAAATGCGTATCCCCTGGTCCGTCTCTTTATATGCAGGAGAGGGTGGGACTGCATGGAGCCACTTTTACCATCTATAAGTTTCGTTCCATGAATGTGGATGCTGAAAAGGATACAGGTCCTATTATGAATTCATCTATTGATGATGATAGAATATTTTCATTTGGTGCGTTCATGAGAAAGACGAGAATTGATGAACTTCCGCAACTGATAAATGTTCTCAAAGGTGATATGAGCTTTATAGGACCTCGGCCGGAACGCCCTTCTTTTGTACGGCAAATAAATGAAATGACAAGATTTTATAATGAGCGTCATGCGGTAAAGCCTGGGATTACCGGCTGGGCTCAAGTAATGTTTCGCTATGGTTCGAACATTGGAGATTCTATCGAAAAATTACGTTATGATTTATATTATATCAACAACATGTCCCTTGTACTTGATCTGACAATTGTGCTTGAAACCATCAAAGTCGTACTCTTTAGAAAAGGCAGCATGTAA
- a CDS encoding SdrD B-like domain-containing protein, which yields MSFSDFLPGHQEWSEAEVTWYTRPNFDENIEGFFVVEGSGYHSANVTALVQDWVNDPDTYPNHGFLLEQGATSYSQYYSSESTEVFKRPKLEISYYTTDPTDITKVVIQRDSDGQDGVADTYVWANLPDDNAGTSRELYTGLVYGYEKQTLLRFDFDTVFIPAAIGDRVWNDTNEDGIQDQDESGISGVTVNLYTCAGTLTESTVSDLDGNYEFTELTPGSYYVEVVTPGGYEFSPQDQSDDELDSDVALASGATACTMLAPGENDLSWDAGLYMPSTSEIGDHVWEDFNKDSIQDDGESGIPGVTVNLYSCQGDNMGTTTTDSNGEYLFNGLDAGDYNVEFILPEGYEFTSQNIGGDDASDSDVDPATGVTECTTLAYSESDLTWDAGLILETPPNCEDCEGKVTELTLQFNGASDALVRVQTKGKGSIVVFEEIVVSGGEFTISGQDKNGTLGTEITLWVNGIENTKIHTSCSQPIGPGLVSGAFEVIAGTSKDGVLCPITTTGDNCRKCKGKVVQLTMQYTGDQDAVIMVKQEGKGGGVVFGPETVLAGGNFEFHGIDKNGTFGAEITLFVDGDQNTKIYTSCSQPIGPGMNSGDFKVVEGYSKDGGSLCPITPTGDECGDCEGKVTLLTLKFNGDDTANIEVKMKDGPTVFSEYVHAGNEFSFSGQDKNGTFGTEITLFVDGDQNTKIHTSCSQPIGPGLVRGSFEVVKAISKEGGLICPVVSSGEDMGECRGKVTRLQLQYLGTEDEESSIKVVMKGKDGSTVFNELVTAGNEFMLSGQDKQGTLGTEITLFVNGAENTKIHTSCSRPIGPGMISGDFKVIDGDSKDGGKLPPL from the coding sequence TTGTCATTTTCTGACTTTTTACCAGGCCATCAAGAATGGAGCGAAGCAGAAGTTACCTGGTACACCAGGCCAAATTTTGACGAGAATATCGAAGGATTTTTTGTGGTCGAGGGTTCCGGCTATCACTCTGCCAATGTGACGGCTTTGGTTCAGGACTGGGTGAATGACCCCGATACCTATCCCAATCATGGTTTTTTGCTTGAGCAAGGTGCAACTAGCTATTCTCAATATTATAGCAGTGAGTCTACAGAGGTTTTTAAAAGACCCAAATTGGAAATATCTTATTATACAACCGATCCCACAGATATCACAAAGGTGGTCATTCAACGTGATAGCGATGGGCAAGATGGTGTGGCCGATACTTATGTTTGGGCAAACCTACCAGATGATAATGCTGGCACAAGCCGTGAACTCTATACAGGCCTAGTTTACGGTTATGAGAAACAGACACTGCTTCGGTTCGACTTTGATACTGTTTTTATTCCTGCGGCCATTGGTGATCGTGTTTGGAATGATACAAACGAAGACGGAATCCAGGATCAAGACGAGTCCGGGATTTCTGGAGTGACCGTAAATCTTTATACCTGTGCTGGCACATTAACAGAATCGACAGTATCTGATTTAGATGGCAATTATGAATTCACAGAATTAACGCCTGGATCCTATTATGTTGAGGTCGTAACTCCTGGAGGCTATGAATTCAGTCCCCAGGATCAGTCTGACGATGAGCTGGACAGTGATGTTGCTCTGGCATCAGGTGCAACCGCATGCACCATGCTTGCACCAGGCGAAAATGATCTAAGCTGGGATGCCGGACTCTACATGCCCTCAACTTCTGAGATCGGCGATCATGTTTGGGAAGACTTTAATAAAGATAGCATTCAGGATGATGGTGAATCAGGAATCCCCGGTGTAACGGTAAACCTGTACAGTTGTCAAGGTGATAATATGGGTACAACCACTACCGACAGTAATGGAGAATACCTGTTCAACGGTCTTGACGCCGGTGATTACAATGTTGAGTTCATTCTTCCTGAAGGTTATGAATTCACCTCGCAGAATATAGGTGGCGATGACGCAAGTGATAGCGATGTTGATCCTGCTACAGGAGTAACTGAATGCACTACACTTGCCTACAGTGAGAGCGACCTTACCTGGGATGCAGGTCTCATCCTTGAGACTCCTCCCAACTGTGAAGACTGCGAAGGCAAGGTGACAGAGCTGACTTTGCAGTTCAATGGAGCATCTGATGCTCTAGTTAGAGTACAGACGAAAGGCAAAGGCAGCATCGTAGTGTTTGAAGAAATTGTTGTATCTGGTGGTGAATTCACCATCTCCGGTCAAGATAAAAATGGCACTCTTGGAACTGAAATCACCTTGTGGGTAAATGGTATCGAAAACACCAAGATCCACACAAGCTGTTCCCAGCCCATCGGCCCAGGTCTTGTAAGCGGTGCTTTTGAAGTCATTGCGGGAACCAGCAAGGACGGCGTGTTATGCCCGATAACAACTACAGGAGATAATTGCCGGAAATGTAAAGGCAAGGTTGTTCAACTAACCATGCAGTACACCGGTGATCAGGACGCTGTGATAATGGTGAAACAAGAGGGTAAGGGCGGCGGCGTCGTATTTGGCCCTGAAACAGTCTTAGCCGGAGGCAATTTTGAATTCCACGGCATTGATAAAAATGGCACTTTTGGAGCCGAAATCACCTTATTTGTGGATGGTGACCAAAACACCAAGATCTACACAAGCTGTTCCCAGCCCATTGGCCCAGGCATGAATAGTGGAGACTTCAAGGTGGTTGAAGGATACAGCAAGGATGGCGGCTCGTTATGCCCGATAACACCAACAGGGGATGAATGCGGAGACTGCGAAGGAAAGGTGACTCTATTGACCCTTAAGTTCAATGGCGACGATACCGCCAATATCGAAGTGAAGATGAAGGATGGTCCCACTGTGTTTTCTGAATACGTTCATGCTGGCAATGAATTTTCGTTCTCCGGCCAGGATAAAAATGGCACTTTTGGAACCGAAATCACCTTATTTGTGGATGGTGACCAAAACACCAAGATCCACACAAGCTGTTCCCAGCCCATTGGCCCAGGTCTTGTCCGCGGCTCTTTTGAAGTCGTCAAAGCTATTTCTAAGGAAGGCGGCTTGATCTGCCCGGTAGTTTCTTCAGGTGAGGATATGGGAGAGTGCAGGGGCAAGGTGACACGGCTGCAACTGCAATACCTCGGCACTGAAGATGAAGAATCTTCTATCAAAGTAGTAATGAAGGGCAAGGATGGCAGTACCGTATTTAATGAACTCGTTACTGCTGGTAATGAATTTATGCTCTCTGGCCAGGATAAACAAGGAACTCTTGGGACCGAAATTACCTTATTTGTGAACGGTGCGGAAAACACCAAAATCCATACGAGCTGCTCCAGACCGATTGGTCCAGGCATGATTAGTGGAGATTTCAAAGTAATCGATGGTGACAGCAAAGACGGTGGCAAGCTTCCGCCGCTGTAA
- a CDS encoding porin family protein produces the protein MKRGIVYTGILALLAGGITSQAQATRLGIHGVFSNAGDVEDSQLGIGGQLELPVNPYMAVELAVTQVGDEIEDNGATLDQDLTSLGLSAVFRGPLGPQLEGYTLLGLNYNTFDVDTMDMDDAVGLHIGAGLNLAVAYNMELFGEYRYTFLDTDWESEISSAEGDYNYDFGVAKLGLNFLF, from the coding sequence ATGAAACGAGGAATTGTATACACTGGAATACTCGCCCTGCTTGCTGGCGGCATAACAAGCCAGGCCCAGGCCACTCGGCTCGGTATCCACGGAGTCTTTTCAAACGCCGGTGATGTTGAAGACTCTCAGCTGGGAATTGGCGGACAGCTGGAACTTCCTGTCAACCCGTACATGGCCGTTGAACTCGCCGTGACCCAAGTCGGCGATGAAATAGAGGATAACGGCGCCACTCTTGATCAGGATCTGACCTCACTGGGTCTTTCCGCTGTTTTCAGAGGGCCGTTAGGACCGCAACTGGAAGGCTATACCCTCCTTGGGCTGAACTACAACACCTTTGATGTGGATACAATGGATATGGACGATGCGGTAGGACTCCATATTGGGGCAGGCCTCAACCTTGCCGTTGCCTACAACATGGAACTCTTTGGTGAATACCGCTACACCTTCCTGGATACAGACTGGGAATCAGAAATTTCCAGTGCTGAAGGAGATTATAATTACGACTTCGGGGTGGCCAAACTCGGACTGAACTTCCTTTTTTAA
- a CDS encoding tetratricopeptide repeat protein, producing the protein MAIKDKLFGSPLDSFTTVTLALLLAITAVMLIQHGTAARQDEGVTVSAQEQAEEMYRKRLEQDKKIYKEVERLFGQRQYSAAQETLQKVQKEHPDNPRFFIYQARLYYNTGNMVGAISSYRQAVEREPDFVDNKTPLFIGDEIMDDLMAAKETFAQELKSRPKDKEMRKALDELLYLQRRVAGGCE; encoded by the coding sequence ATGGCTATAAAAGATAAACTTTTCGGCAGTCCTCTGGACAGCTTCACCACTGTTACCCTGGCCTTGCTGCTTGCCATCACTGCGGTGATGTTAATCCAGCACGGGACAGCAGCCCGACAGGATGAAGGCGTCACCGTCAGCGCGCAAGAGCAGGCCGAGGAAATGTACCGAAAAAGGTTAGAGCAGGATAAGAAGATCTATAAAGAGGTCGAACGACTCTTTGGGCAGAGGCAATATAGTGCTGCGCAGGAAACCCTGCAAAAGGTGCAAAAGGAGCATCCTGATAACCCCCGCTTCTTCATCTATCAGGCCAGGTTGTACTATAATACCGGTAATATGGTGGGGGCAATTTCCAGCTACCGTCAGGCTGTGGAGAGGGAGCCTGATTTTGTTGATAATAAAACACCTCTTTTTATCGGAGATGAAATAATGGACGACCTGATGGCAGCAAAAGAAACATTTGCGCAGGAACTGAAGTCGCGGCCCAAGGATAAAGAGATGAGAAAGGCTCTTGATGAGCTTCTCTACTTACAACGAAGAGTAGCAGGTGGGTGTGAATAA
- the yedE gene encoding YedE family putative selenium transporter produces the protein MQPCSVCSAVSGWGKYIRAGSVLDRAQNLPSINGYILPGIGFLLLIFLFLKPSFILQGFSGPAAQHAPLWISLALGLLIGGLAQRSGLCITGGIRNFFLFREKTLLSGVVAIFVSALMVSLISGQFNLGMEAQPGAHHSHLWSFLAMVLVGLAAVIVDGCPFRQVIKAGEGDVDAGITCFGMVTGAAMVITWQLRSTSAGPVFNGKIATLLGLIFSLTVILSYRKARVKR, from the coding sequence TTGCAGCCCTGCTCGGTCTGCTCTGCGGTATCTGGCTGGGGGAAATATATCAGGGCGGGCTCTGTGCTGGATCGGGCACAGAACCTGCCGAGCATCAACGGCTATATTTTGCCCGGTATTGGTTTTCTGTTACTGATCTTTCTCTTTCTCAAACCCTCGTTTATTCTTCAAGGCTTTTCAGGGCCAGCTGCCCAGCATGCGCCCTTGTGGATCTCTCTGGCTCTCGGTCTGCTGATCGGTGGGCTGGCCCAGCGTTCAGGGCTTTGTATCACAGGTGGTATTCGGAATTTTTTTCTGTTTCGGGAGAAGACCCTGTTGAGTGGTGTGGTTGCCATCTTTGTCTCCGCCTTGATGGTCTCCTTAATCAGCGGCCAGTTCAATCTTGGCATGGAGGCCCAGCCCGGTGCCCATCACAGCCATCTCTGGAGTTTTTTGGCCATGGTCCTGGTTGGACTTGCTGCGGTTATTGTCGATGGCTGCCCCTTTAGACAGGTTATTAAGGCAGGGGAGGGGGATGTTGATGCGGGAATTACCTGTTTTGGTATGGTGACCGGGGCTGCCATGGTTATTACCTGGCAGCTGCGCAGTACCTCAGCTGGGCCGGTATTTAACGGAAAGATTGCCACCCTGCTCGGCCTGATTTTCAGTCTGACGGTTATTCTTAGTTACCGCAAGGCCCGTGTGAAACGATAA